The sequence GGCGAGGGATAAGCTCCAAGCTGAAAGTCTGATCTGGCTTGATCCCCCGGAAAGTGAATTGCTTTGCAGGATTGTGAAGCAGCGGCCGGTAGTTATCAATCGAAAGCTCGCCTTCCACTCTGAACCGTACCACCACCGGGGAGGCGCTGTCGGTGCTTCCAAAGACGGCGGATTCTGCTTTGCGAAGGGCATCCAGATCCCCATCTCCGATCACGCCGCCCAGGAGGGCCCGGAGCCAGAAGCGCAGGGCGCCCCGGACGGAAGCGGCCCGCAGTTCCGGTATACCACGGGGATCGGCACCGCCCAGAAATAGAGGGGTCACAGTCTCAAGGTTCAGCGCTATTCCTTGCATGGGCAACCTCTTGAACATGCTACTCCGCACACCTCCGGCCGGTTCGACCGCGCCGGAGGAGCTCCTCGGCCAAGGCGGCGGCCGACCCACCCGTCAGCACCGCCACCCGGCTGTCCAAGACATGGACATGGACGGGCCGTGGGTTTCGACTTCGGGGCATGGCATCCTCCATCGGGCTACAATCCAATTTTCGGTTTTCTTTTGCGGGCGGCATGGGTCCTTTCGCCCATGTCGGCATGGGCATATGGGCCTATCCGGCCTGCCAGGACCGGCGTCAAGTCGGCGATGAGACGCGACCGGACCCGCGTCGTCGGCGGCAACCCCATGCAGGAACGGAACTTCGCATAGACGGCCTGAAGCTGGTTGGCGACCGTCTTGGGGTCCCGACCCAGGTGACGGGCCAATTCCTTGTTGGTTCCCTGCGTTTCGACCAGGGCCCGGACGAGGGCCTGCTCGGCCGGCGTCAGGCGGTCCCAGAAGACCTGCAGAAGCCGCCATCGCTGGTGGTCCTGCAACTCCCGCTGGCGTCGAATCGCCTGGAAGGGGTCGTCCCAGACCAGAATCTCCCGGACCGTCGAGGGCAAAAGACTCCACTGGAGGACCGGTACCGGGACGAGGACCGTCTGACGGGGGTCGTCGGCGTGCATCGCCCTGCTCCGAAAGAGGTCCTCCTCCGACAGCAGGTGCCACACGTGGTCGGAGTCCTCCAACAGGAGTTGGGCGATGACCATCGCATAAGCGGCCATGACCTTCCGACCGCCGGCTATCAGGAGGTGGACCCGTCGGCCGGTCCGCTTGAGGTCCCGCACCGTGCGGTACAGGACCCGCAAAAACAGGCCGGCATCGGCTTCCGTACGGAGGTCTTCCGGAAAGTCATGCCCCTCCCGAACGGGCACCCATGAGAAATCGACCGGCGGGCGGCCGTTCGCATAACAGGGGACTTCGGCTTTCAGACGACGCAGGGCGTCCCCGATGGGACGGAAGGACGGATTCGTATGAACGATGTAGGCTCGGCCGATGGGGAAACCCCGGGCATGGAGGGCGTCCAGGGCGAGGGTGATGACTTGGGGTTCGACCCCCAGGGGGGCGACCAGGACCTCCGCCGCGGTTCTGGATGGCGTTTGCATCGGGGCCCCTCCGATGCACGCCCCTCCTCAAGACCGGGACCCGGGCGGATTTAAGATAATTATTTAAGATAATTTAAGATACGGGATCCAAGATGCGGGATGCAAGATGGGGATGGGGGCGCAAGGTCCCAGGTCCCGGGAAAGGACTGGGGTCAATGACAGAATAACGATGGGCAGTCGGCAGATAGGCAGATGGGCAGGTCGGCAGGTTGGCAGATGGGCAGGTGGGCAGATAGGCAGGTCGGGCGACGGGCGTCTATCCCCGGGACACCGGCCGTCATGCCGGTGGCTTCCTTAGAACTCGTCTCAAAAGTCCCTGGTCTCAGTGAGAGAGAAGCCCTGGATCAAGGCCCTCACCCTACCATCTCCCCCAGGGAGATGGTTTTGAGATGAGTTCTTTAGAGAGCCCGCTGTCCTGCGGGCGTCCTCCGCATGCACCGCCCGTCCTGGCCGGGTCGATCCCCTCTGAACACCGCCAGGGATGGCGGTGTCATCCCTCCGAACACCGCCCGTCATGGCGGTGTCATCCCCTCTGATCCCCTCTGAACCGCCCGTCATGGCGGTGTCATCTCCTCCGAACACCGCCAGGGATGGCGGTGTCATCCCCTCTGAACACCGCCAGCCATGGCGGTGTCATCCTTAACAAGCTTGAAACATCGAGATGGCCGGGCCACCGTTTTCCCGGATGGGAGCAACATTTCTCCCAACCGAACCGCTCTGATGAGAATCCCCACCTCCCTCGTTAGAGGGGTCGCCCATGCCATCCAAGCCCCGCTCGCCTGAGAGCGGGGCTACGAGACAGACCACCGGCCACGGACCATTCGCCACTCGCTGTTCGCTACTCGCCATTGCCGGTCGAGCGCGAGCCGGTTCGGCGCCGACGGGCGCTTGGCATTTCCCGGCATCTCTGCGGTGCATGCCTGAGGACGTGCACAATCGGATGCGAGGTACGGGACTTACGGAGAAGAAGCCGCCAAGCCGACCATCCCGAAGCCCTGGGCGTTGCGTTCGCCGAGGCCCGCCTCGTAGCCGACTCGCAAGAGCGCCGGCGGACCCACGACCCGCAGGGTTCCCATCCAGCCCCGCACCTGGACGTCATGGACGGTCAGGAGTTTGGACACGGGCTGGGCGAGCCACTCGACCCCCAGTTCTCCGTCGGGTACGGCCTCGCCGAGGGCCTGGGCCTTGCGCCGCAGGTTGTCCCGAAGAATCCGCTCGAAGGCCGGGTCGTGGGGCGGTACAAAAATCTTCCTTAACCGGCCGCCCTCCATCCGACCCGTCGAGACACACACGGGCGAAAGCGTCCGCCAGACCATCGTCTCCGCCCAAGCCGGGGGCGGTTCGACCTCGACCCGTTCGACGACGGCCGTGTGCGGCCCGAGCCGGACCCCGGGATCCCGCAGGAGGCCCAGGGCAACGGCTTCTATCAGGTCGCCCACGGGCGACGAGACCCACCACGACGCCGAGTCCTCGACCCACAGGCCGTCGGCGACCCGTCGGTATCGGGCCGGGGACAGGAGCGAAAACGTCAGGAGCTTGTAACGCTTGCCCTCGCTCGGAAAGCCGACGTCGTGGACCCGACGGGCGACCCGGGGGAGGCCCCGCCGCATGGCCTCATACAGCAGGCCCTGAAGCCAGTCCAGGTAGCTCCACGGCAGGACGACCGGCGTCGGAAAATGAAGCTCGACCCGAATCCGCATCAGCCGGCCTCTTCCAGGAGTCCCTCCGCCCGCATGGCCTGGACGTCCAGGAGCAGTCGCGTCCGGATGGAGCCGGCCCCGGCATCGCCGATCCATGCCCGGTACTTGCGGTAAATGCTGGCTATTTGATTCTTCACGGTCTTGGGCCGGCGTCTGAGACGACAGGCGATCTCCTTGTTCGACAATCCCTCGGCCAGGAGCCGGAGGACCTGCCGTTCGGCCGGGGACAGCGAACGGTAAAATTGACGGAGCCATTGCTTTTGCTGGGAGGCTTGAAGCGCCCGTTGACGCTCGATGGCCCGCAGGGGGTCATCCCACACGAGGATTTCGTGAAGGGTCGAGGGCAGGAGCGCCCACCGGAGGACGGGGACGGAGACGACTTCTGTCTGGAATCGCCGTACCGAGCCGACGGGGGTCCGTACGATGACCGGCCGTCCCGACTGGGGCGTCCGGTAGACGACCCGCCAGACCCGGTCCTCGTCGTCAAATAACAGTTGGGCGACGATCATCGCATAGGCGGCCATGAAGCGTCGGCCCGAGGCGATGGACAGATGGACCCGTCGGTGGCGACGCTTCTGAGCGACGACGGCCTGATACAGGACCCTCAGGAAGAGCTGAGAGTCCCGCTCCGTCTCGAGGTCGATGGGATAGTGGCTCCCATCCCGGATGGGAATGCATTCAAAGCGCAGGGAAGGCCGGCGGTGTCGGTAATCCTCGATGAGGGTCTGGAGTCGTTCCAGGGCACCCCGCACCTCATCGTGGGCGGGGTTCGTGTGCAGGATCCCGACGTAGGTCAGGTCGTAGCCCGCGTCGGTGAGATGGCGGATCAGTCGGTCCAAGACGCCGGGGTCCATGTCGAGGGGCGACAGGAGGACATCCTGGACGGCCCGCACGGGTCTTCCCTTTCAACATCGGATACGGAGGATAATTCTACCCCTCCACGCCTAAAACTTCAATTCGTTGCTATCAGCCCCTTCCATACGGCGGGTCCCCGAGGTCAGAACCTCCATCGAAGGGCCAGCATCCAGCCATCTCGCTTGGGCACGATGACGGCCTGGGGGTAGCCCTTGCGGAGGCCTTCCAGTTCCAGGGCCTTGACCCGCCGGTCGGCCGAGTACCAAGCGGCCGAAGCGATGAGGCCGACGCCCGCCGAAACGAGGCCTGCGACGATATAGCCGGTCTTGGCTTTCTCCTCACAGGCAAAGAAATCCAACAAGATCACGCATTCTTCCGATTTATCAGCAAACGTCAAGACGGTGAACAGCAGTGAGGCGGCTCCGCTGGCGATCCCGACGGCTTCCAGCGTGCGCCGCGTCGAACGCGCCGACTCCAGCCTTTGTCGCCAGTCGATGTAGCCGAAGTCGGCCGAAAGACTTCCGGTCCCAGGTGGCCGGGGCTCGGTCGGGGGCGACACGTTCGGCCCCAAGACTTCTACCGTTGCGGTCGGGATGAAACCCTCGACGGTGGCACCGGTCGGGAGCCGATAGCGGACCTTCAGCCATGCGGAGCCGATTCGCTCGATAACGGTCAATGTCTGGCCCTCAGAGACCTCTGCCAAGACGGCCGCATCCATGCGAGGTGCCGCCCGCAGGCGGGCTTGCGGCACACGCACAACGGCTTCTTGCGCCGCGGCCTGGCGCATGAACGGGCCCCAGAGGAGTCCCAGACAAAGAGGCACTGCGATGCGCAGAGATTTCGGTATCATCCCCCACCTCCAAAGCAAGAATTCGGCCTGACCCTACATTGCAAAGCTCTCGAGGGGCTTTTCGGAAGTCCCTGAAAAGCCCGACCCCGCCCGCCGGTGCCGGCCGGCCATGCCCTAAGGCCTCGGAAATGCAGGGTCCGATGGGCATCCGACTTACCAAGGCGGGGCCGCCCTCAGGCTTTCGACGGCCATCCACAGTTTAGAGAATCTGACACTGGCAGGAATAGGGGAGGCCGTCCCGGGCACCCCAGAGAGTTTCTTCGACATAGACCTTATCTCCGGGGCAGACATAGACAGAGCGGGTCGTCTGGTCCATGATGACTCCGGCCTGCTCGACAGAGAGACGCACGGTCGTGTACCCGCAAGCACTGCCGCTATTGCCGACTTCGCATCCGACGATGACGCCAAAGTCAAGCGTCCAGTCATACGTGCCCTCACATCGAGAAACCTGAATGACGTACAGGCGGGGACGAGCCGGCGGCGGAGGCGGCGCCGTAGGGAGACCGTCTCCGTCCCCACCGCAAGCCATCGTCATGAGCATGAGAAAGGCCAAGACCGGCCCGACTTGTCTTCCGACGCGCTTCATGGGCGGCCTCCAGAATTTCGAGCCCGAAAGCGGCAGGACTTGACCGCGTTCAGGCTTTGAGCGAACCAGCGTCTCTCAGCGAAGATAGAGGGGTTCGGGCCCGGGGTCATGAGTCAAAAGACCCAAAGGTCGATGAGTCACCCGTCCTATCAGGGCCGTTCGGTTCGTGAGAATGGCGTCGGAACAACCTTTCCCAATGCCCGGAAAGCATGATGTTTCAAGCATTCGGCAGATGGGCCGATGGGCCGTCGGTAGGTCGGCCGATGGGCCGTTTTTTATCCAAGCCCCGCTCGCCCAAGGGCGGGGTCGCGGCCCGCCGGCCGGGCGGCCGGCGGGGAAGTGACGAGCGACGGTCCGGGGCCGGTCAGTCGATCGGGAATTCGGGAGTTCGGCAGGTTAGGCCGATCGACCATTTTCATCCCAGCCCCGCTCGTTAGAACGGGGTCCGGAGCTATTCGGCCGTTCGGGAATTCGGCAGTTTGGGAACCCGGGAGTTCGGTCGTCCGGCCATTCGGGAATTCGGCATACAATGATAGGGGGACGCGGGGATCACCTTGACCTCCCGTCCGGGCAGGTACATCTGGCCGCGACCGAATCCCCCAATGGCCAACGGCCGGATTCCCGCACTCCCGAATTCCCGAACGGCCGAACTGCCCTTGGCTTGAAAAACCGTCCGCCCCGAAGGGTCGGAAAAGCCGAATCCATGCGGGTTTTTTCACAAATCGAACGGCCCTGATAGCAAAGAAGCTAACGGCTTGCGCTTCACCTGTGTCGCGAGCGTGGCGAAGCGGCGTCAGTTGTAAGCACGGGTTGGGCAGAATTCCTCATCACCTCTTTGGGCCACACTGCGTGTGCGGGTCATACCGCGCAGATGCGACATTTCGCGGCAGCCTTCATTGGTCCCCGCCGAACCTCTCTTTGATAAACCGCCTGAACGCCTCGCCGGTAGGGCGCAGGCTACCATCCGGGTTGACCAGTGCCCGCGCTTTCGGCGCATCCACGCTGAACCAGACCGCAATGGGCAGGCCCAACTCCACGATCTTGCCCATTATCGCCGTCGTCTGATTGGGATCGTCGGTGTGCTGGCCGATTTCGTTGGTGAGGACCGGCAGGCCTGTCCGCGCTTTGAGAAAAGCCACCGCTTCCTCCAGCGCTTGGGCGTCGGCGATGTACCAGTGGAAGTTCACATAATCCGCCCCGGCAGCGCGGTAAGACGCAAGCAGAGCCTTGCCCTTGCGGAGTTGCTCCCGCGCCCTGGGGGAGTCGATTAACTGTTGCTCCTTTGGGGTGAACACCCGTCGGGCAAAATCCCGGGCCTGGGCTTGCTGGCCGCTTTCCCGGTAGTGGTCGTACACCAAAAGCGCCACCAGCGTGCTGACCAGCCCGCCGTTGGTGCAGGGGATGCCTTTTCGGTGCGCCACCTGGCAGGCGGCTTTGAGTTCCGTAGCGTAGTCCTCCGGCGTGCCGGTATAAAACAGGGCCGAGTTCTCCTCGTTCTCCACCACGAGCACCACCGGGCGGTAGGTGTCCAGCACTTGGCCTAACGTGCGTTGATAGGCGGCGAGGTCCCGGGGCGGGGAGGTGGCTTGCCCCCGGCCGTCGTTGCGCACCGTGAGCACGAGCTGCAAACCGGCCTTCAGGGCGATGTCGCACTCCGGGCAGGTCCCGTCCCACTCGTCCAGGAAGATCGACGCAGGTCGGAGGTAGACGGCCCCCAAGGTTTTGGCGACCTGTATCCCCTGGGGCGAGCGCACCAGCCGCGACGGTAGCATGAGACCGAAGGGGTTCCGGCCAGCGGTCCGGGGTTCAGGACCCGGGTCGGCTTGAGCGATGTAGGAGAAGGCGAACACGCCGAGGATACATAACAGAGCTGTTCGGTTCGTGAAAACCCGCATGGATTCGGCTTTTCCGACCCTTCGGGAAGAATGGTTTTTCAGGCAAAGGGCAGTTCGGCAGTTGGGCAGTTCGGCAGTTCGGGAATCCGGGAAGGCTGTTCGGCGGCCGACGTAGAAGGCAGGGAGCGTCCATCGTTCCAAGTCCCCACGCCTCCCCGAAGCTTTCTTGACTCTTCGCCCCTCCTGTCGCCGACCGCCGGCGCCGGCCTTCAGGCCTCACTCCCGCCCCGGCCAGCCCCCGATGTCCGAGTTCCCGAATTCCCGGATTCCCGAATTCCTGAATGGATTAACCCTCCCCGTCCTCAAAAGTTTCATGCCCGATGGGGTGACCCCCGGGCTTCGAGACTCGGGACGGACGGAAAGGCGGGCGCCCCCGTCACCGGGGCCCGAACTTGCGACGAAGCGTTCGCGCCGTAAAGCTCGCCAGGTCTCGAAAGAGCTCTTCGGCCCGGGCCTCCCTCTCCGGCGGGGGAAGCTTGAGATGGGCTTCG comes from bacterium HR11 and encodes:
- a CDS encoding Putative HTH-type transcriptional regulator → MRAVQDVLLSPLDMDPGVLDRLIRHLTDAGYDLTYVGILHTNPAHDEVRGALERLQTLIEDYRHRRPSLRFECIPIRDGSHYPIDLETERDSQLFLRVLYQAVVAQKRRHRRVHLSIASGRRFMAAYAMIVAQLLFDDEDRVWRVVYRTPQSGRPVIVRTPVGSVRRFQTEVVSVPVLRWALLPSTLHEILVWDDPLRAIERQRALQASQQKQWLRQFYRSLSPAERQVLRLLAEGLSNKEIACRLRRRPKTVKNQIASIYRKYRAWIGDAGAGSIRTRLLLDVQAMRAEGLLEEAG